One genomic segment of Leptospira sp. WS92.C1 includes these proteins:
- a CDS encoding ferritin family protein, translating into MNIKPLKETTFLEAVAAAIQHEKDYFEFYMNTYETLAPGNTKELFERLAEEVDDHIKFITELYEQAEGSELPNLKQLTAIHKFHDSTLQKIMNKVERTISGPGTKDAHEALERSIREAENAVSFYEKLANKFDDVNIKSLFTKLKDYNHNYQALLETELNGLDQSQSGSGQGTFFWDEQAEEVVKAETKSGKTPAAPKKTKTSTPIPAAKPVTTATAKPASKKAVGKPVAKKATPKKKTVAKKKTAAPKPKLKKAVSKKSAPKKKSSPKKSSPKKATPKKKSTAKAKKRR; encoded by the coding sequence ATGAATATCAAACCTTTAAAAGAAACCACATTTTTAGAAGCGGTAGCTGCGGCAATTCAGCACGAAAAGGATTACTTCGAGTTTTATATGAACACCTATGAAACGCTCGCTCCCGGAAATACCAAAGAGCTTTTCGAAAGATTAGCCGAAGAAGTGGACGATCATATCAAGTTCATTACGGAATTGTATGAACAGGCGGAAGGGTCCGAACTACCAAACCTAAAACAACTCACTGCGATTCATAAGTTTCACGATTCCACTCTGCAAAAAATAATGAACAAGGTGGAAAGAACGATCTCGGGACCGGGGACAAAGGACGCTCATGAGGCGCTGGAACGTTCGATTCGAGAAGCGGAAAATGCAGTGTCCTTCTATGAAAAACTCGCAAATAAGTTCGACGACGTAAATATCAAATCCTTGTTCACAAAACTCAAGGACTACAATCACAACTACCAAGCTTTGTTGGAAACCGAATTGAACGGATTGGATCAGTCTCAATCCGGTTCCGGACAAGGGACTTTCTTTTGGGATGAGCAAGCCGAAGAAGTAGTAAAGGCCGAAACAAAATCGGGAAAAACCCCGGCGGCGCCCAAAAAAACCAAAACGTCCACCCCAATTCCCGCGGCAAAACCCGTTACGACTGCCACCGCAAAACCGGCGTCTAAAAAAGCAGTCGGAAAACCGGTAGCGAAGAAAGCGACTCCTAAGAAAAAAACAGTCGCTAAGAAAAAGACGGCCGCTCCAAAACCGAAGCTCAAGAAAGCGGTTTCCAAAAAGAGCGCTCCTAAGAAAAAATCCTCTCCTAAAAAATCCTCTCCTAAAAAAGCGACGCCGAAAAAGAAAAGCACAGCGAAGGCAAAAAAAAGAAGGTAA
- a CDS encoding lysoplasmalogenase codes for MILLLFSIASIAHLLALHFAPGEVALKLGTKIVPILILIFFSFWEASWKDRSGKYIFIGLIFSLFGDTFLALPGNYFVFGLGSFLVAQIFYSIGFSVGNPVHIIRLIPYFAYGALFYVWILPGLGTSLLIPVGIYVSAICVMGWRASSREVSRAAFWKSVAGSLLFMASDSLIAMRKFTEVPIPWIGFWVMLTYYAAQFLIYESTEEN; via the coding sequence ATGATTCTACTCTTATTTTCTATCGCTTCGATCGCACACTTACTCGCCCTTCATTTCGCACCCGGAGAAGTGGCGCTAAAATTAGGAACAAAAATCGTTCCGATCCTAATCCTCATTTTCTTCTCTTTTTGGGAAGCAAGCTGGAAAGACCGATCCGGAAAATACATCTTTATCGGCTTGATCTTTTCTTTATTTGGAGATACCTTTTTAGCGCTTCCGGGAAACTATTTTGTATTCGGACTCGGCTCCTTTCTCGTGGCTCAAATTTTCTATTCGATCGGATTTTCCGTAGGCAATCCGGTACATATCATCCGACTGATTCCTTATTTTGCATACGGAGCTTTATTCTATGTTTGGATTCTTCCGGGATTGGGGACGTCTCTTCTTATACCCGTCGGAATTTATGTAAGCGCGATTTGTGTGATGGGTTGGAGAGCTTCTTCTCGAGAAGTATCTCGCGCCGCGTTTTGGAAATCCGTAGCCGGTTCCTTATTGTTTATGGCATCCGATAGCTTGATCGCGATGAGAAAATTTACGGAAGTGCCGATTCCTTGGATCGGTTTTTGGGTCATGTTAACATACTATGCGGCTCAGTTTCTGATTTATGAATCCACGGAAGAAAATTAA
- a CDS encoding TerC family protein, producing the protein MGHWNSGELALIGIFTVVLGLLVYLDLFVLNKRAHKIPLRESIHWSVFWFSLAISFSILIYVMDQTPGDPERGKTKALEFITGYLLEYSLSVDNLFVFIMVFQKFRVTPQYQPLILKWGIIGALIFRAIMIFIGAGLISQFNWILYLFGVLLLYTAVKMYVHQEDEEDFHPETSPVIKFAKKILPMTQTHHPEKFVVKEHGNFLFTSTFITLLIVEFSDIMFALDSIPAIFSITTDPFIVYTSNIFAILGLRSLYFMLSGVMELFIYLKKGVSILLAFVGVKLLLPLFSPYVFGHEVHIPILISLAVIVGTLTLSILASVPHYLKTKNES; encoded by the coding sequence ATGGGTCATTGGAATTCTGGAGAATTGGCGCTGATCGGAATCTTTACAGTGGTCTTAGGTTTGCTTGTTTATCTCGATCTGTTTGTTCTCAATAAAAGAGCGCATAAAATTCCCCTTCGCGAATCGATTCACTGGTCCGTTTTTTGGTTTAGTCTCGCGATCTCGTTTAGTATTTTGATCTATGTCATGGATCAAACTCCCGGGGATCCGGAGCGTGGAAAAACAAAAGCTCTGGAATTTATCACCGGTTATCTTTTGGAATATTCCCTCTCCGTGGACAACTTATTTGTCTTTATCATGGTCTTTCAGAAATTTCGGGTAACGCCTCAATATCAACCTCTGATTTTAAAATGGGGAATCATCGGCGCGTTGATTTTCCGAGCGATCATGATCTTTATCGGAGCCGGACTGATTTCTCAGTTTAACTGGATTCTTTACTTATTCGGAGTTCTTCTTCTTTACACCGCGGTGAAGATGTATGTGCATCAGGAAGACGAAGAAGACTTTCACCCGGAGACGTCTCCGGTGATCAAGTTCGCCAAAAAAATTCTTCCGATGACTCAGACTCATCATCCCGAAAAGTTCGTGGTCAAGGAACACGGGAATTTTCTTTTTACTTCCACGTTCATCACCTTGCTCATTGTGGAATTCAGCGATATCATGTTTGCATTGGATTCGATTCCCGCGATCTTTTCGATTACAACGGATCCGTTTATCGTTTATACTTCCAATATTTTCGCGATCCTCGGACTTCGTTCGCTTTACTTTATGCTCTCGGGTGTGATGGAACTTTTTATTTATCTAAAAAAAGGTGTTTCGATTCTTCTCGCGTTCGTGGGTGTGAAACTTTTGCTTCCTCTTTTTTCCCCTTATGTTTTCGGACACGAGGTTCATATCCCGATTTTGATTTCTTTGGCAGTGATCGTAGGAACTCTTACACTTTCGATTTTGGCGTCCGTTCCGCATTATCTCAAAACTAAAAATGAGAGTTGA
- a CDS encoding methylmalonyl-CoA mutase family protein, which yields MANQKLFTDFPPVTREAWIALIQKDLKGADFEKKLVWETAEGFKIQPVYTKEDIGDKQWLTSNLPGTFPFARSTRKLVQDWSVRQDFDSPSIAEANKLAKDAAANGVTAIGFIIENKTSSQKGIPVRSSRDLEALIDGLFLDQVTLHFIAEERSPEIDSWLPKDKVLVGGLGYDPFRILLKHGRSGKHSLSSLKEILESLVSSWPHFRGLSVYSSTFRDAGSTISEELGYTLSAAAEYVQQLRELGMSVDAVASQLMFEFSIGPDYFLEIAKFRAARILWAEIMKEFSPKEESSQHAFLSAQTCRYNYSAYDPNVNMLRATTEAMSAAIGGCEVISISPYDSVLKTSDSFSLRIARNIQLLMKHESHVDKVVDPSAGSYYLESLTDSITKKAWEIFCEIEAEGGFLEAVQKGIVQKKIQDSKKKKENNLSIRKEILLGTNQYPNGEDRVLELNQNKTLGRLESVPGEITCEVIPEFRAGAGIEEIRLQTESFSKKTGKTPTVLLLPMGDLKMKKARAIFSQNFLACAGTKVIDPGEYFTTEETMQGLKETNADAVVFCSSDEEVAGFVDSVFGVLKKQNPHLIGIVAGNPVEQIESIRSKGIEFFIHAKSQHLETLKSIQKRLGIQ from the coding sequence ATGGCAAACCAGAAACTATTTACGGACTTCCCTCCGGTCACGCGGGAAGCGTGGATTGCACTCATTCAAAAAGATCTCAAGGGCGCAGACTTTGAGAAAAAATTAGTGTGGGAAACTGCGGAAGGATTTAAGATCCAACCCGTTTATACAAAGGAAGACATCGGCGACAAACAATGGCTGACTTCCAATCTTCCCGGAACCTTTCCCTTTGCGAGATCGACCCGCAAACTCGTTCAGGATTGGAGCGTTCGTCAGGACTTCGATTCTCCTTCGATTGCAGAAGCAAACAAACTCGCAAAAGACGCCGCTGCGAACGGAGTAACGGCGATCGGATTTATCATAGAAAATAAAACCTCTTCTCAAAAAGGAATCCCGGTCCGTTCTTCCCGGGATTTGGAAGCGCTGATCGACGGACTTTTTTTGGATCAAGTGACCTTGCATTTTATCGCGGAAGAAAGATCTCCCGAAATTGATTCCTGGCTTCCCAAGGACAAGGTGCTCGTGGGTGGACTCGGGTATGATCCGTTTCGGATTCTTCTCAAACACGGAAGATCGGGAAAACATTCGCTTTCTTCTTTGAAAGAAATCTTAGAATCGCTTGTCTCTTCTTGGCCGCACTTCCGAGGACTCAGCGTCTATTCTTCCACATTTCGAGACGCAGGTTCGACCATCTCAGAAGAATTGGGCTACACGTTATCCGCAGCCGCAGAGTATGTGCAGCAACTTAGGGAATTGGGAATGTCCGTAGATGCGGTTGCATCTCAGCTGATGTTCGAATTCTCCATCGGTCCGGATTACTTTTTGGAAATCGCAAAGTTCCGCGCGGCGAGAATTCTTTGGGCCGAGATTATGAAAGAATTTTCTCCCAAGGAAGAATCATCTCAACACGCATTTCTTTCCGCGCAAACCTGTAGATACAATTACAGCGCGTATGATCCGAACGTAAACATGCTTCGCGCTACAACGGAAGCGATGTCCGCGGCGATCGGAGGTTGCGAAGTCATCAGCATTTCTCCGTATGACAGCGTATTGAAAACCTCGGATTCTTTTTCTTTGAGAATCGCGAGAAACATTCAGCTTCTTATGAAACACGAATCTCATGTGGATAAGGTCGTCGATCCTTCCGCGGGTTCGTATTATCTCGAGTCTCTTACGGATTCGATCACAAAAAAGGCCTGGGAAATTTTTTGCGAGATCGAAGCGGAGGGCGGGTTTTTAGAAGCGGTTCAAAAAGGAATCGTCCAAAAGAAAATTCAGGATTCCAAAAAGAAAAAGGAAAACAATCTATCGATTCGAAAGGAAATTCTTCTGGGAACCAATCAGTATCCGAACGGAGAAGACCGAGTTTTAGAACTCAATCAAAATAAAACGTTAGGCAGACTTGAAAGCGTTCCCGGCGAAATCACCTGTGAAGTGATTCCCGAGTTTCGCGCCGGCGCGGGAATCGAAGAGATTCGTCTGCAGACCGAAAGTTTTTCCAAAAAAACCGGTAAAACTCCTACGGTTCTTCTACTTCCGATGGGGGATCTGAAGATGAAAAAGGCGAGAGCCATCTTCTCTCAAAATTTTCTCGCCTGCGCCGGAACCAAGGTCATCGATCCGGGAGAATATTTCACCACGGAAGAAACCATGCAAGGTCTCAAAGAAACAAACGCAGACGCGGTGGTTTTTTGTTCCAGCGACGAAGAGGTCGCGGGATTTGTGGATTCTGTTTTCGGAGTTTTGAAAAAACAAAACCCGCATCTGATCGGAATCGTCGCGGGAAATCCGGTGGAGCAAATCGAATCCATCCGATCCAAAGGGATTGAGTTTTTTATTCACGCAAAATCCCAACATTTAGAAACTCTGAAATCCATTCAGAAAAGGCTGGGCATCCAATGA
- the scpA gene encoding methylmalonyl-CoA mutase, with product MKRPSFDSKRYTPQGNNKVSKADWEKAALEELGLGSLDSKIWNTPEKIPVKPVYTADDLAGMEHLDYGAGIPPYLRGPYSTMYVQQPWTIRQYAGFSTAEESNAFYRRNLAAGQKGLSVAFDLATHRGYDSDHERVVGDVGKAGVAIDSILDMKILFDQIPLDQMSVSMTMNGAVIPILAFYIVAAEEQGVSADKLSGTIQNDILKEFMVRNTYIYPPAPSMKIIADIFKYTSDFMPKFNSISISGYHMQEAGATADIELAYTLADGLEYLRTGIKAGMDVDTFAPRLSFFWAIGMNHFMEIAKMRAGRLLWAKLVKQFNPKNLKSLALRTHCQTSGWSLTEQDPFNNVARTCIEALAASLGHTQSLHTNALDEAIALPTDFSARIARNTQIYLQEETNIHRVVDPWGGSYYVESLTHSLAHRAWELIEEVETLGGIAKAIETGIPKMRIEEAAARKQAKIDSGRDVIVGVNRYKAVEEKPLDILDIDNTAVRESQLRRLAELKKNRNNADVTAALEAITKCASGGEGNLLALAVDAARKRATLGEISYAMEKVFGRYQATIRSISGVYSSEIEDDPDFKKAKELSDQFSTLEGRRPRIMVAKMGQDGHDRGAKVISTSFADMGFDVDIGPLFQTPVEAAKQAVENDVHILGVSSLAAGHKTLVPQVIGELKKLGREDIMVIAGGVIPQQDYDTLYKAGVTGIFGPGTKISKAAADILELLIKDLESSKVKA from the coding sequence ATGAAACGTCCGAGTTTTGATTCAAAACGTTATACGCCACAGGGAAATAACAAGGTTTCCAAAGCCGATTGGGAAAAAGCGGCTCTTGAAGAATTGGGATTGGGTTCTTTGGATTCAAAAATCTGGAACACCCCCGAAAAAATTCCGGTTAAACCGGTTTATACCGCGGACGATCTGGCGGGGATGGAACATCTCGACTATGGTGCGGGAATTCCTCCCTACTTGCGCGGGCCCTATTCCACCATGTATGTCCAACAACCTTGGACCATCCGTCAATACGCGGGTTTTTCCACGGCGGAAGAATCCAACGCATTCTATCGTAGAAACTTAGCGGCCGGACAAAAAGGTCTTTCGGTCGCGTTCGATTTGGCGACTCACAGAGGATACGATTCCGATCACGAGCGTGTGGTGGGAGACGTCGGTAAGGCCGGTGTGGCGATCGACTCGATTTTGGATATGAAGATTCTATTTGATCAGATTCCTTTGGATCAGATGTCCGTTTCGATGACGATGAACGGAGCCGTGATTCCTATATTAGCATTTTATATTGTAGCTGCGGAAGAACAGGGTGTGAGCGCGGATAAACTTTCGGGAACGATTCAAAACGACATTCTAAAAGAATTTATGGTTCGGAATACTTACATCTATCCTCCCGCTCCTTCGATGAAAATCATCGCGGATATTTTTAAATACACATCGGACTTTATGCCCAAGTTTAACTCGATTTCGATTTCGGGTTATCATATGCAGGAGGCCGGCGCGACCGCGGACATAGAACTCGCCTACACTCTCGCGGATGGTTTGGAGTATTTAAGAACCGGAATCAAGGCGGGAATGGACGTGGATACGTTTGCTCCTCGGCTTTCCTTTTTTTGGGCGATTGGGATGAATCATTTTATGGAAATCGCGAAGATGAGAGCCGGGCGTCTTCTCTGGGCGAAACTCGTAAAACAATTCAATCCGAAAAATCTGAAGTCCCTGGCTCTCAGAACCCACTGTCAGACCTCGGGTTGGAGTCTCACCGAACAGGATCCGTTTAACAACGTGGCAAGAACCTGTATCGAAGCGTTAGCCGCTTCTTTAGGACATACTCAGTCTCTGCACACGAATGCACTCGACGAAGCGATCGCACTTCCCACCGATTTCTCCGCAAGAATCGCGAGAAATACGCAGATTTATCTCCAGGAAGAAACCAATATCCACAGGGTCGTGGATCCTTGGGGCGGCTCTTATTACGTGGAATCTTTGACTCATTCCCTTGCGCACCGCGCCTGGGAATTGATCGAAGAAGTCGAAACATTAGGCGGAATCGCAAAAGCGATCGAGACCGGAATTCCAAAGATGAGAATCGAGGAAGCCGCGGCTCGTAAACAAGCCAAGATCGATTCGGGAAGAGACGTGATCGTCGGAGTCAACCGTTACAAGGCGGTCGAAGAAAAACCTTTAGACATATTAGATATTGATAATACTGCGGTGAGGGAATCGCAGCTCCGCAGACTCGCAGAGTTAAAAAAGAATCGAAACAACGCGGATGTAACCGCCGCTTTGGAAGCGATCACAAAATGCGCGAGCGGAGGAGAAGGAAATCTTCTGGCTCTCGCGGTCGACGCGGCGCGCAAACGGGCGACTCTCGGGGAGATTTCGTACGCTATGGAAAAAGTATTCGGTAGATATCAGGCAACGATTCGTTCGATTTCCGGGGTGTATTCCTCCGAGATCGAAGACGATCCGGATTTCAAAAAGGCGAAAGAACTTTCGGATCAGTTTTCTACTCTCGAAGGAAGACGTCCGAGGATCATGGTCGCCAAGATGGGACAGGACGGACACGACCGAGGCGCCAAAGTGATTTCCACGAGTTTTGCGGATATGGGGTTTGACGTTGATATAGGACCTTTGTTTCAAACACCTGTGGAAGCGGCAAAACAGGCGGTGGAAAACGACGTGCACATTCTCGGGGTTTCGAGTTTGGCCGCGGGTCACAAAACCCTCGTTCCGCAAGTCATCGGTGAGCTCAAAAAATTGGGAAGAGAAGATATCATGGTCATCGCGGGAGGAGTGATTCCGCAACAGGATTACGATACTCTTTATAAAGCGGGTGTGACCGGAATTTTCGGGCCCGGCACCAAAATTTCGAAAGCCGCAGCGGATATTTTAGAACTTCTCATCAAAGATTTAGAATCTTCTAAAGTAAAAGCCTGA
- the meaB gene encoding methylmalonyl Co-A mutase-associated GTPase MeaB, giving the protein MSSEEQSGGISSGGIRSTGITRKALPTPEEFVKGILSGDRVMLSRAITLVESSLPSHKELAEKIIDACLPHSGNSIRVGITGIPGVGKSTFIESFGMYTISQGKKLAVLTIDPSSQISGGSILGDKTRMSELSRNDSAFIRPSPSGESLGGVARKTRETIYLCEAAGFDTIFVETVGVGQSETAVHSMVDLFLLLLIAGAGDELQGIKRGIMEMADLFAVTKADGDNKTRAELTRVETQSAIHFFPANESGWIPKVLSCSSLSGAGISEIWKQIEEYEKTLKSNGYFETKRRNQAKYWLEETVSEHLMGDFYTRMKDLYSDLETKVSEHRISSFQAAENLVQEYRKRIQE; this is encoded by the coding sequence TTGAGTTCGGAAGAACAGTCCGGGGGTATTTCCAGCGGAGGAATCCGATCCACCGGAATTACTCGAAAGGCACTCCCAACACCGGAAGAATTTGTAAAAGGAATTCTTTCCGGAGACAGGGTCATGCTCAGCCGAGCAATTACCCTCGTCGAAAGTTCTCTTCCTTCTCACAAAGAACTTGCAGAAAAGATCATAGACGCATGTCTTCCTCATTCCGGAAATTCGATTCGAGTCGGAATCACCGGAATTCCCGGAGTCGGCAAAAGCACATTTATCGAATCCTTCGGGATGTATACGATCTCTCAGGGAAAAAAGCTGGCGGTTCTTACCATCGATCCTTCCAGTCAGATTTCGGGAGGAAGTATTCTCGGAGATAAAACGAGAATGTCCGAACTTTCGAGAAATGATTCCGCGTTTATCCGACCTTCTCCTTCCGGAGAATCCTTGGGCGGGGTCGCGAGAAAAACGAGAGAGACGATCTATCTCTGCGAGGCAGCGGGTTTTGATACCATCTTTGTGGAAACAGTCGGAGTTGGACAGTCTGAGACGGCGGTGCATTCGATGGTGGATTTATTTCTTCTTTTATTGATCGCCGGAGCCGGCGACGAGTTGCAAGGCATCAAACGGGGAATCATGGAAATGGCGGATCTTTTTGCCGTTACAAAAGCGGACGGAGATAACAAAACAAGAGCCGAGTTGACCCGGGTTGAAACCCAATCTGCGATTCATTTTTTTCCCGCGAACGAAAGCGGTTGGATTCCGAAAGTACTTTCTTGTTCTTCGTTATCCGGCGCGGGAATTTCCGAAATTTGGAAACAGATCGAGGAATATGAGAAAACCTTAAAATCAAACGGATATTTTGAAACAAAAAGAAGGAACCAAGCCAAATATTGGCTGGAGGAAACCGTCTCCGAACATCTCATGGGAGATTTTTATACCCGTATGAAGGATCTTTATTCGGATCTGGAAACAAAGGTAAGCGAACATCGAATCAGTTCCTTTCAAGCCGCCGAGAATTTGGTTCAAGAATATAGAAAACGAATTCAAGAATAG